A stretch of DNA from Rothia mucilaginosa:
CAAGCGTGCTCTCGAGGATCACTTTGACCGCGTTCCCGTTCTGGAGCAGCAGCTCGCCGAGCAGGGTAAGGACGCTCTGCTCGCATCCGTGGTAGCTACCAATGAGATGGGCGGCGACCTGCACTACGTGCGTCAGGGCGACCCCAAGGGTCTGGGCCACGCTGTTCTGCGCGCAAAGCGCCACGTCGGCGATGAGGCATTCGCTGTTCTGCTCGGCGATGACCTGATTGACGAGAAGGAAGATCTGCTCGCTCGCATGGTGGAGGTCCAGGAGCGTACCGGCGGTTCCGTCGTTGCTCTGATGGAGGTTCCCCGCGAGGCTATTTCTGCTTACGGTGCAGCTGCTATTGAGGCTGTTGAGGGCGAGGACGGTTTCGTTAAGATTACTGGTCTGGTTGAGAAGCCTGCTGCTGATGAGGCTCCCTCGAACTACGCTGTGATTGGCCGTTACGTTCTGAGCTCGAAGGTCTTCGAGGTTCTGGAGAACACCGCTCCGGGCCGCGGCGGCGAAATTCAGCTGACCGACGCTCTGCAGACCCTGGCTCAGGGCGAGGGTGAAGGCGAAGGTGTCTACGGCGTGGTCTTCTCTGGCCGCCGTTTCGACACCGGTGACAAGCTGTCCTACCTGAAGGCAAACGTTATTCTTGCTGCTGAGCGTCCCGAGTTCGGTGACGACCTGCGTGCATGGCTGAAGGACTTTGTCGCAGAGAACTGCTAAGCACTCTGCATCCGCTCTCTAGCGAGGGCAACCGATAAATACCAACCACGCTGAGGAAGGCGTTCTTTCCGGTGGGGCGTTAGCTCCGAGGGAGGGCGCCTTCCTTGTTTCGTAGACAGATAGTGCCGAGTGAGAGCTTGGCGATATTTCTGTGGTGAGTATGCTCCGGCATGCTCGGGTGCATATTCCTTCTGGGGTATATGCGCATATCCAGCCCGATTCTTTCCTCTTATGGAAAGCATCGGGAATATAAGGGTATGATTAAAGTCTAGGGATAAAGGGACGATAGAGGGCGACCTGATATGACGCTGTTGAACACCTCCGGTGTGTTGGTAATTCTGACCGTGATTTTGCTGCTGTGGTTTGTGCCCAGGAGCCTCCGTCGCGCGCCCGCAGGTCACGTCATGGAGCCTGAGCGTCCCCTGATTAGTGCCGAGCGTACCGCTGAGGACATTCTCGCCTCCGCCGGTGTGCTACTGAATGAGTCGGAGGCGTACCAGTCTTCCGATCATGCGGTGGCGCCGGGTACCTCCCTGCCCTCTTCTGCTCTTCCGCAGGCTTCTTCCTCTCACGCTGTCGATGACTCCGCTCAGCCTGCCCCGGACACGGCTTCTATTTCGCAGATTCGCGAATCTTCCCCCACTGCGCCCTATACCGATGCAATCCCTGTAGTGGAGGAGGCAAAGCCTTCCGTCCTGTCGTACTTTGATACCTCAAGCCCGAGCGGTATTGCCTTGCTGGTTGCCGCCGGTCTGGGTGTGCTTGCCCTGGTCACCGGCCTTCTGGCACTCTTTGCTGGTTTGGCGTGGGGTTGGGCTGTTCTCTTCCTGATTCTTGCCGGTGGTGCGTGGGCTGTGAGCCGTTTTGGTCTGCTGGAGTCTCTTGCCCATCAGGTGAAGGCGAACCGTGATGAGCGCCGCGCCAAGGCTGAAGCAGAAGGCGCTGAGGGTGATGATGCTGAGGACGAAGCGTACGAAGGCTCCGAGGATGACGAAGCCTACGACGATGCACCCGAATCGGTAGATGGCCCGGGTGCTGAAGGCCCGGATTCTGAAGTTACTGAAGAATCTGAGCCTCAGTCGCGTCCCGCTACCCGCAAGCCCGCTGCCCGCAAGTCTGCCGGCAACCTGAACCGTGAGGCGGCACGCCCGAGCCGTGCGCACATTGCGGTGGAGGCATCTGAGGATGCACCCGGGGCTACTGCTCGCGAGGAGGCGCCCGCGCCTTCTCAGGCTGCTCGTCCCGTTCGCCCGGCACCCGCTCGTTCTGCCCCTACTGGTTCTACCGAGCCGTCTGCGGCTCACCGTCAGGAGCGTCGCCAGCAGCGTCCGAGCCGCTTCCAGCCGATTCGCCGCGGTAGCGTGCTCTTCGATCAGGAGAGCGGTTCCGCCACTCGTGCTTCCTCCGCTGCTGCGCCTCGCACTGCAGGGCAGCCCCGGGTGGCACAGGCGCAGGTTGCACAGCCTCAGCCTGTTCAGAAGGCACCGGCACCTGCTACCCAGCAGGTAGTGCCCCAGCCCGCTCAGGCTGTTCAGCCCGTTCAGCAGGTACCCGCGCAGCCGGTGGCAGCTGCCGCACAGCAGCCGGTAATTCACCCGGATCAGCCGGTGGCTCGTCAGGCTCTGCGTGACGGTTCGCCCGTCCGCCAGGCGCCTGCTACTCCCACGGCTCCTGCCGCTCAGCCGATTCCCGAAGAGATTCCTCTGCCGGATGTCCTGGATGATTCCGAGTTCGACGCACTGGATATCGCCTCGCTGAACGACCCTGCTCACTCTAACGGTGCTATTGCGACCGGTGGTGTTCGTTCGACGAACCGTCACCCCGGTGCTGGCTCCTCCTTTGAGGCTGTGAGCAACACCTGGAACCCGGTTCAGTTGCCCAAGCCGCTGAGCGCCCTGCACCGCCAGGATCAGGGTAAGAATCAGGGTAAGAAGTAGGCCTTGTTCTAGATGCGCATAAACCCCGACAGTTCACGCTGTCGGGGTTTTTGTTTTCCTGACCCTGGAGTCTGGGAATGGATTCTGGGAATGGGTTGAGGAATGGAGTCCGCGAAAGGAATAGTTAAAAAGAAAAGGAACCCCGTCCATGGGGTTCCTTTTCCAGCATCACACACAGGAAGAAAGTCTTCTAGACCGACTAGGAAGACCTTCCCACAAGGCCTGCCCTATTCGGTAATAAAAATATATCCTAATTCCTGTACCTGATACAAGCCGAAAATAGCGACACCCTGTCAATAAACTAAGGTTTGCCTAAGTAAAATCCGCGCCATTGCAGGCGACAAGGGGCAATAACCCCCGGCTGAAAAAAATTTAAAAAACTTTTTAGCCCCCTCCATATGTCGAAGTAAGAAGCCTCAAAGAACCTACAACCAGGCCAATATTGCCCACTCGTGAGAGAATAGCCGGGTGAAAGAATGGTTTGACGCACTCCCGATTGAGGTTGCCCTAGCTTTCATGTGGGTGGTCGGTATCGTCCGCACCAGCATCGTGTACGCTCTTGGTGCGCTCGCTGCTGAAGGTGGCGCGCGCCTCGACCGCATCCGCAAAGCCATGGACAGCCCGCTCTACCGTAAAGCGCGCCGCTTGATTAACCGGTGGGGCGTAATTGCCGTGCCCCTCTGCTTTCTCACCGTGGGTCTGCAAACCGCGGTCATCATCACGACCGGCTTCACGAAAATGCCGCTGCGGCGCTGGGTTCCGGCGATGCTGCTCGGAACCTTCATCTGGGCGTGCATCTACACCACCATCGGCTTCGCAATTCTTGCCGCGCTCGGCCTGGAGCCGTGGATGTTCCCGCTCGCCCTCGCCATTGTCATTACGGTGCTGGTCATTGTGTCTCAGCTGCGCGAACGCCGCATTAACCGCGAAACCGTTGCGAACGCTACGGAGAACATCGTCGAGAACTAGTCCTGTCTCCAGTAGGGGATAGGTGCACTATCTTGCCGGGTTGAGGTCGCTCACCTGCCCCCAATGCCGCCGCCCAAGATGTGCTAGCGTGGAGGGATGAGTTCATCCGCATCCTCCACCGCAGGTACCCCCGAAGAGCAGCCCGTCACCGACCATGCTCTCACCGCAATCGACCCCGAGTTGAGCGCGCCCGAAAACGCTACCGACGAGGTAGAAACCGAAGCGCTCGTCGAGGCTCCCACCCGCGTGTACCTGCACCCCGAGCAGCTGGCAATGATCCAGACTCCGGAGGCTCTGCCCATCCCCGTGCTGCAGCGCTCCGTGCTGCGTGTGAGCTACGTGCCGGCGATTATGCCCGGCAAGTGGTTCAACCGCTGGCATGAGCGTTACGGTGACCGCGTGCAGCTGGCGGAGGTGCCCGTGCGTGAGGCACGTGGCCTGGACTCCCTGCATCAGGACCTGTGCCTAATCAACCCTGCTGAACCCGTTGCAGAAGAGGGAACTGCTGCCTCCGAGGTGCCCGCCGAAGCTACCGAGCACGCCCCCATTGAGTCTAAGCACGTACCCGAGAACCCCTTCGCGCACATGAGCATTGTGCGCCCCGACCGCGAACCGGCAAGCACCGACGGCGAGAAGTACCACAGCATCCGCCTCTACGAGGAGCTGCCCGTGGTCATTCTGCCGGTGGACCACGTGCTCACCGTGCTTGATGAGGTGCCCGTGGAGGAGCTTGCCGAAGAGTTCCTGCTGCAGCCCGCCTCCGATATTCCCGCCTACGAGGAAGTGTCCCGCGCCTGGCGTGAGAGCGCCGGCCGTATCGTGCCCGAAGGCCTGACCGATAAGGAAACCATCGAGCTAGTTGCCGCCGGGGTGGGCCTGTACATTGTGCCCATGTCCATCGCGCGTTTCTACCACCGCAAGGACCTCACCTACCGCCCCGTTGCGGGTCTGGACACCTACCCGGTGCACCTGGTTTGGCCGCGTGCACCCAAAGGTGAGCCGCGCAGCGAAGAGCTTGAGGCGCTCCTGCAGGACTTCATCGGTATTGTGCGCGGCCGCACCGCAACCAGCGACCGCGGTAGCGAAACCCGACAGGCACGCGCCGAACGCATCGCCGCCGAAAAAGCAAAGGAAAAAGCGAAGGCACGAGCCGCCAACGCCCGCCGTGAAGCCCGCGATAAAAAGCGCGCCAACGCCAAGAAAAACGGCAACGCGCGCCAGCACGCTCGACAGTCCGCCAAAGCCGCCAGCGCACGCCGCGGCAAGAAACGATAAAGAACGATAGACGGTAAAATCAAACCATGGCA
This window harbors:
- a CDS encoding LysR substrate-binding domain-containing protein, whose translation is MSSSASSTAGTPEEQPVTDHALTAIDPELSAPENATDEVETEALVEAPTRVYLHPEQLAMIQTPEALPIPVLQRSVLRVSYVPAIMPGKWFNRWHERYGDRVQLAEVPVREARGLDSLHQDLCLINPAEPVAEEGTAASEVPAEATEHAPIESKHVPENPFAHMSIVRPDREPASTDGEKYHSIRLYEELPVVILPVDHVLTVLDEVPVEELAEEFLLQPASDIPAYEEVSRAWRESAGRIVPEGLTDKETIELVAAGVGLYIVPMSIARFYHRKDLTYRPVAGLDTYPVHLVWPRAPKGEPRSEELEALLQDFIGIVRGRTATSDRGSETRQARAERIAAEKAKEKAKARAANARREARDKKRANAKKNGNARQHARQSAKAASARRGKKR
- a CDS encoding DedA family protein, which encodes MKEWFDALPIEVALAFMWVVGIVRTSIVYALGALAAEGGARLDRIRKAMDSPLYRKARRLINRWGVIAVPLCFLTVGLQTAVIITTGFTKMPLRRWVPAMLLGTFIWACIYTTIGFAILAALGLEPWMFPLALAIVITVLVIVSQLRERRINRETVANATENIVEN
- the galU gene encoding UTP--glucose-1-phosphate uridylyltransferase GalU; protein product: MATEIKSVTKAVIPAAGLGTRFLPATKATPKEMLPVVDRPAIQYVVEEAIRAGLNDVLMITGRNKRALEDHFDRVPVLEQQLAEQGKDALLASVVATNEMGGDLHYVRQGDPKGLGHAVLRAKRHVGDEAFAVLLGDDLIDEKEDLLARMVEVQERTGGSVVALMEVPREAISAYGAAAIEAVEGEDGFVKITGLVEKPAADEAPSNYAVIGRYVLSSKVFEVLENTAPGRGGEIQLTDALQTLAQGEGEGEGVYGVVFSGRRFDTGDKLSYLKANVILAAERPEFGDDLRAWLKDFVAENC